One Amaranthus tricolor cultivar Red isolate AtriRed21 chromosome 1, ASM2621246v1, whole genome shotgun sequence DNA window includes the following coding sequences:
- the LOC130812357 gene encoding pre-mRNA-processing-splicing factor 8A, whose protein sequence is MWNGNNPMAPPPAPGTSIPPPPAMQPSYTVLQPPPQQPPQQESPAEAEARLEEKARKWMQLNSKRYGDKRKFGFVETQKEDMPPEHVRKIIRDHGDMSSKKYRHDKRVYLGALKFVPHAVYKLLENMPMPWEQVRDVKVLYHITGAITFVNEIPWVVEPIYLAQWGTMWIMMRREKRDRRHFKRMRFPPFDDEEPPLDYADNVLDVDPLEPIQLELDEEEDSAVYTWFFDHKPLVKTKLINGPSYRRWHLSLPIMATLYRFAGQLLSDMVDRNYFYLFDMESFFTAKALNMCIPGGPKFEPLYRDMEKGDEDWNEFNDINKLIIRSPLRTEYKIAFPHLYNNRPRKVRLGIYHTPMVMYIKTEDPDLPAFYYDPLIHPITSAPKDRRDKKAYEEEDDDEFELPEGVEPLLIDTQLYTDTTAAGISLLCAPRPFNMRSGRTRRAEDIPLVSEWYKEHCPPSYPVKVRVSYQKLLKCFVLNELHHRPPKAQKKKHLFRSLAATKFFQSTELDWVEVGLQVCRQGYNMLNLLIHRKNLNYLHLDYNFNLKPVKTLTTKERKKSRFGNAFHLCREILRLTKLVVDANVQFRLGNVDAFQLADGLQYIFSHVGQLTGMYRYKYRLMRQIRMCKDLKHLIYYRFNTGPVGKGPGCGFWAPMWRVWLFFLRGIVPLLERWLGNLLARQFEGRHSKGVAKTVTKQRVESHFDLELRAAVMHDVLDAMPEGIKQNKARTILQHLSEAWRCWKANIPWKVPGLPVPIENMILRYVKAKADWWTNVAHYNRERIRRGATVDKTVCRKNLGRLTRLWLKAEQERQHNYLKDGPYVTPEEAVAIYTTTVHWLESRKFSPIPFPPLSYKHDTKLLILALERLKESYSVAVRLNQQQREELGLIEQAYDNPHEALSRIKRHLLTQRAFKEVGIEFMDLYSYLIPVYEIEPLEKITDAYLDQYLWYEGDKRHLFPNWVKPADTEPPPLLVYKWCQGINNLQGIWDTGDGQCVVMLQTKFEKFFEKIDLTMLNRLLRLILDHNIADYVTAKNNVVLSYKDMSHTNSYGLIRGLQFASFVVQYYGLVLDLLLLGLTRASEIAGPPQMPNEFMTFWDTKVETRHPIRLYSRYIDKVHILFRFTHEEARDLIQRYLTEHPDPNNENMVGYNNKKCWPRDARMRLMKHDVNLGRSVFWDMKNRLPRSITTLEWENSFVSVYSKDNPNLLFSMCGFEVRILPKIRMTQEAFSNTKDGVWNLQNEQTKERTAVAFLRVDDEHMKVFENRVRQILMSSGSTTFTKIVNKWNTALIGLMTYFREATVHTQELLDLLVKCENKIQTRIKIGLNSKMPSRFPPVIFYTPKEIGGLGMLSMGHILIPQSDLRYSKQTDVGVTHFRSGMSHEEDQLIPNLYRYIQPWESEFIDSQRVWAEYALKRQEAQSQNRRLTLEDLEDSWDRGIPRINTLFQKDRHTLAYDKGWRVRTDFKQYQVLKQNPFWWTHQRHDGKLWNLNNYRTDVIQALGGVEGILEHTLFKGTYFPTWEGLFWEKASGFEESMKYKKLTNAQRSGLNQIPNRRFTLWWSPTINRANVYVGFQVQLDLTGIFMHGKIPTLKISLIQIFRAHLWQKIHESVVMDLCQVLDQELDALEIETVQKETIHPRKSYKMNSSCADILLFAAHRWPMSKPSLVAETKDVFDQKASNKYWIDVQLRWGDYDSHDIERYTRAKFLDYTTDNMSIYPSPMGVMIGLDLAYNLHSAFGNWFPGSKPLLAQAMNKIMKSNPALYVLRERIRKGLQLYSSEPTEPYLSSQNYGEIFSNQIIWFVDDTNVYRVTIHKTFEGNLTTKPINGAIFIFNPRTGQLFLKVIHTSVWAGQKRLGQLAKWKTAEEVAALVRSLPVEEQPKQIIVTRKGMLDPLEVHLLDFPNIVIKGSELQLPFQACLKIEKFGDLILKATEPQMVLFNIYDDWLKSISSYTAFSRLILILRALHVNNEKAKMLLKPDRTVITEAHHIWPSLSDDQWMKVEVALRDLILSDYAKKNNVNTSALTQSEIRDIILGAEITPPSQQRQQIAEIEKQAKASSQLQAVTTKTVNVHGEELIVTTTSPYEQAAFGSKTDWRVRAISATNLYLRVNHIYVNSEDIKETGYTYIMPKNILKKFICVADLRTQIAGYLYGISPPDNPQVKEIRCIAMPPQWGTHQHVNLPSQLPEHDFLNDLEPLGWMHTQPNELPQLSPQDVTSHARVLESNKQWDGEKCIILTCSFTPGSCSLTAYKLTPSGYEWGRANKDTGSNPHGYLPTHYEKVQMLLSDRFLGFYMIPDSGPWNYNFMGVKHTVSMKYGVKLGTPKEYYHEEHRPTHYLEFSNMEDVDTVEVDREDTYT, encoded by the exons ATGTGGAACGGTAATAATCCTATGGCGCCACCGCCGGCGCCAGGAACCTCGATACCTCCGCCGCCGGCGATGCAACCTTCGTACACGGTGCTTCAACCACCTCCGCAACAACCACCGCAGCAGGAATCTCCTGCTGAAGCTGAAGCTAGGCTTGAAGAGAAAGCAAGGAAATGGATGCAGCTTAATTCTAAACGTTATGGTGATAAGCGGAAGTTTGGATTTGTTGAAACTCAGAAGGAAGATATGCCTCCTGAACATGTTCGTAAGATTATTCG TGATCATGGTGACATGTCATCGAAGAAATACCGTCATGATAAGCGCGTATACCTTGGGGCCTTGAAGTTTGTTCCCCATGCTGTCTACAAGCTTCTTGAGAATATGCCAATGCCTTGGGAACAG GTTCGTGATGTCAAAGTTCTATATCATATTACTGGAGCAATCACATTTGTAAATGAAATACCGTGGGTTGTTGAACCTATTTATTTGGCTCAATGGGGTACAATGTGGATTATGATGAGAAGAGAAAAGAGAGACCGTCGGCACTTCAAAAGAATGCGGTTTCCACCTTTTGATGATGAGGAACCTCCGTTGGATTATGCTGATAATGTTTTAGATGTGGATCCGTTGGAACCAATTCAACTAGAGTTGGATGAGGAAGAAGATTCTGCTGTGTATACGTGGTTCTTTGATCACAAACCACTTGTAAAAACGAAACTTATCAATGGTCCAAGTTATAGAAGATGGCATCTTTCACTGCCTATAATGGCAACTCTATATAGGTTTGCTGGACAATTGCTTTCTGATATGGTGGACCGGAATTACTTCTATTTGTTCGACATGGAATCATTTTTCACTGCAAAAGCTTTGAACATGTGCATACCTG GTGGCCCAAAGTTTGAGCCCTTGTACCGTGACATGGAGAAGGGCGATGAGGACTGGAACGAGTTTAATGACATCAACAAACTGATTATCCGGTCACCACTTCGTACAGAGTATAAAATCGCTTTTCCACATTTGTACAACAACAGACCCAGAAAAGTAAGGCTTGGCATTTACCACACACCGATGGTTATGTATATAAAGACAGAGGACCCCGATCTTCCGGCGTTTTATTATGACCCATTGATTCACCCAATAACCTCTGCTCCCAAGGACCGTCGGGATAAGAAAGCCTATGAAGAAGAAGACGATGATGAGTTTGAGCTCCCTGAAGGTGTAGAGCCTTTGCTGATTGACACTCAGCTTTATACTGATACTACTGCTGCTGGTATATCATTGCTGTGTGCTCCAAGGCCTTTTAACATGAGGTCTGGTCGGACAAGACGTGCTGAAGATATTCCTCTTGTTTCAGAGTGGTACAAGGAGCATTG CCCGCCCTCATATCCTGTCAAGGTTCGAGTCAGCTATCAGAAGTTGCTGAAATGTTTTGTGCTGAATGAGCTGCATCATAGGCCTCCAAAAGCTCAAAAGAAGAAACATCTGTTTAGATCTCTTGCAGCTACCAAGTTTTTCCAGAGTACTGAACTCGATTGGGTTGAAGTTGGTCTGCAGGTTTGCAGGCAAGGGTACAACATGTTGAATTTGCTGATTCACAGGAAAAATCTGAACTATCTAcatcttgattataatttcaatCTGAAGCCTGTGAAGACACTTACTACCAAGGAACGTAAGAAGTCACGTTTTGGGAATGCATTTCACCTGTGCCGTGAAATTCTGCGTTTGACAAAGCTTGTAGTTGATGCCAATGTGCAGTTCCGATTGGGTAATGTTGATGCCTTTCAACTAGCTGATGGCTTGCAATACATATTTTCACATGTTGGACAGTTGACAGGAATGTACCGTTACAAGTACAGGCTCATGAGACAGATCAGAATGTGCAAGGACTTGAAGCACCTAATTTATTATCGTTTCAATACTGGTCCAGTTGGGAAGGGACCTGGATGTGGTTTCTGGGCACCTATGTGGAGGGTCTGGCTATTCTTCCTTCGTGGCATAGTGCCATTGCTGGAGAGGTGGCTGGGTAACCTACTTGCTAGACAGTTTGAAGGTCGACATTCAAAAGGAGTAGCCAAAACAGTTACCAAGCAGCGTGTTGAAAGTCACTTTGATTTGGAGCTTCGAGCTGCTGTTATGCATGATGTCTTGGATGCAATGCCAGAGGGTATTAAGCAAAATAAGGCGAGAACCATATTGCAGCATCTGAGTGAAGCTTGGCGTTGTTGGAAAGCAAATATCCCCTGGAAGGTTCCTGGTCTGCCTGTCCCTATTGAAAATATGATCCTTCGTTATGTGAAGGCAAAAGCAGATTGGTGGACTAATGTTGCTCATTATAACCGTGAACGTATTAGAAGAGGTGCCACTGTAGATAAGACAGTTTGTCGTAAGAATCTTGGGAGGTTGACTCGTTTATGGCTGAAAGCGGAGCAAGAACGCCAACACAATTATTTGAAGGATGGACCATATGTTACACCTGAAGAAGCTGTGGCTATCTACACCACCACTGTGCATTGGCTGGAATCTAGGAAGTTCTCTCCCATACCGTTCCCACCTCTTTCATATAAGCATGATACCAAACTTCTTATTCTTGCTTTGGAGAGGTTGAAAGAGTCATACAGTGTTGCTGTTAGATTAAACCAGCAGCAGAGAGAAGAATTGGGTCTTATCGAGCAGGCGTATGATAACCCGCATGAGGCGTTGTCAAGAATCAAGCGACATCTGCTCACTCAGCGTGCCTTTAAAGAAGTTGGCATTGAGTTTATGGATCTATATAGTTATCTCATTCCTGTTTATGAGATTGAGCCTCTTGAAAAGATTACAGATGCTTATCTTGATCAATATCTGTGGTATGAAGGGGACAAGAGGCATTTGTTCCCAAATTGGGTGAAACCGGCAGATACTGAACCACCTCCTCTCTTGGTGTACAAATGGTGCCAAGGTATTAATAACCTGCAAGGTATTTGGGATACAGGTGATGGGCAGTGTGTGGTGATGCTGCAGActaaatttgaaaagttctttgaGAAGATTGATCTGACTATGCTTAACAGGCTTCTGCGTTTGATTCTTGATCACAATATTGCTGATTACGTTACTGCCAAAAACAATGTGGTTCTGTCTTACAAGGATATGAGTCATACCAACTCTTATGGACTGATACGTGGTCTTCAGTTTGCTTCCTTTGTTGTACAATATTATGGTCTTGTTCTTGATCTTCTTCTTCTGGGATTGACCCGAGCTAGTGAAATTGCTGGTCCCCCACAGATGCCAAATGAATTCATGACTTTCTGGGATACAAAGGTTGAAACTAGGCATCCTATTCGGCTGTATTCTCGTTATATAGATAAGGTGCATATATTATTTCGCTTCACTCACGAAGAGGCCCGAGATCTTATTCAGCGGTATCTTACTGAGCATCCTGATCCCAATAATGAAAATATGGTTGGTTACAACAACAAGAAGTGCTGGCCCAGAGATGCTCGCATGAGGCTCATGAAGCACGATGTCAATTTGGGTAGAAGTGTTTTCTGGGACATGAAGAATCGTCTTCCGCGGAGCATCACAACTTTAGAGTGGGAGAACAGTTTTGTATCGGTCTACAGCAAGGACAATCCTAATTTGCTATTTAGTATGTGCGGGTTTGAAGTGCGGATCTTGCCTAAAATTAGGATGACACAAGAGGCATTTAGCAACACGAAGGATGGGGTCTGGAACTTGCAGAATGAGCAGACTAAAGAACGAACTGCTGTTGCGTTCTTGAGGGTTGATGATGAACATATGAAAGTTTTTGAGAATCGTGTGCGACAGATCCTTATGTCTTCTGGTTCTACAACCTTTACTAAGATTGTGAACAAATGGAACACTGCCCTCATTGGCCTCATGACTTACTTCCGTGAGGCCACTGTGCATACTCAGGAGCTGTTGGACTTGCTGGTGAAGTgtgaaaacaaaattcaaactCGTATTAAGATTGGATTGAACTCCAAAATGCCTAGCAGGTTTCCTCCTGTCATCTTTTACACACCGAAGGAAATTGGAGGTCTTGGAATGCTGTCAATGGGTCACATTCTGATTCCACAAAGTGACCTTCGATACAGTAAACAGACTGATGTTGGCGTGACACACTTCAGGAGTGGTATGAGCCATGAAGAGGATCAGTTGATTCCTAATCTTTACAGATACATCCAGCCGTGGGAGAGTGAGTTCATTGATTCACAGCGTGTTTGGGCAGAGTATGCACTGAAGAGGCAAGAAGCACAATCCCAAAATCGGCGTCTAACCTTGGAAGATTTGGAAGATTCTTGGGATCGTGGTATACCTCGAATTAATACTTTGTTTCAGAAGGATCGTCATACTTTGGCATATGATAAAGGTTGGAGAGTTCGCACTGATTTCAAGCAATATCAAGTTTTGAAACAAAATCCATTCTGGTGGACACATCAGCGGCATGACGGAAAACTTTGGAATTTGAATAATTACAGAACTGATGTAATTCAAGCACTTGGAGGTGTAGAAGGAATTCTGGAGCATACTTTGTTCAAGGGAACGTACTTCCCGACATGGGAGGGTCTCTTTTGGGAGAAAGCATCTGGTTTTGAGGAGTCCATGAAgtataaaaaacttacaaaTGCTCAAAGATCTGGTTTGAACCAGATTCCTAATCGGAGGTTCACACTCTGGTGGTCTCCTACTATAAATCGTGCCAATGTCTATGTGGGTTTCCAAGTGCAGCTTGATTTGACTGGAATTTTTATGCATGGAAAAATTCCAACTTTGAAGATATCTCTCATTCAGATATTCCGTGCTCACTTATGGCAGAAGATCCATGAAAGTGTTGTCATGGATCTTTGCCAAGTTCTGGACCAGGAGCTGGATGCTTTAGAAATTGAGACGGTGCAAAAAGAAACAATCCATCCTCGGAAAAGTTATAAGATGAACAGTTCTTGTGCAGACATACTTCTGTTTGCTGCTCATAGGTGGCCAAtgtcaaaaccaagtttggtGGCAGAGACAAAAGATGTATTTGACCAGAAGGCCAGCAATAAGTATTGGATAGATGTTCAACTCCGTTGGGGAGATTATGATTCTCATGATATTGAGCGATACACCAGAGCAAAGTTCTTGGACTACACGACAGATAATATGTCTATATATCCGTCGCCCATGGGTGTTATGATTGGACTTGATCTGGCTTACAACTTGCATTCGGCTTTTGGTAACTGGTTCCCTGGATCCAAACCTCTGCTTGCCCAAGCTATGAATAAAATCATGAAG TCAAATCCCGCTCTTTATGTTCTGAGAGAGCGTATAAGGAAAGGTCTGCAGCTGTACTCTTCTGAACCTACTGAGCCTTATTTGTCATCCCAAAATTACGGAGAGATATTCAGCAATCAGATTATATGGTTTGTTGACGATACTAATGTCTATCGTGTGACAATTCATAAGACATTTGAAGGAAATCTCACAACAAAACCGATCAATGGTGCTATATTCATATTTAATCCCCGAACCGGGCAACTGTTTCTGAAG GTCATTCACACAAGTGTGTGGGCCGGACAGAAACGTCTGGGTCAGCTGGCCAAGTGGAAAACTGCTGAAGAAGTTGCCGCTCTTGTTCGGTCTTTACCTGTTGAAGAACAACCAAAGCAGATTATTGTGACTCGTAAAGGGATGTTGGATCCTTTGGAAGTGCATTTGCTTGATTTCCCAAACATAGTTATCAAAGGAAGTGAACTGCAGCTTCCTTTCCAAGCCTGCTTAAAGATAGAGAAATTTGGTGATCTCATTTTAAAGGCTACGGAACCACAAATGGTTTTGTTTAACATTTATGATGATTGGCTGAAGAGTATATCTTCTTATACTGCATTCTCTCGGCTCATCCTCATACTCCGGGCACTTCATGTGAACAATGAAAAAGCAAAGATGTTGCTGAAGCCTGATAGGACTGTTATCACTGAAGCTCATCATATATGGCCTTCTCTCTCTGATGATCAATGGATGAAG GTTGAGGTTGCTTTGAGAGATCTTATACTTTCTGATTATGCCAAGAAAAACAATGTGAACACTTCAGCCTTGACTCAGTCTGAGATTCGTGATATCATTCTCGGGGCTGAGATTACTCCTCCATCCCAGCAGAGACAGCAGATTGCTGAGATTGAGAAGCAG GCCAAGGCTTCTAGTCAACTGCAAGCAGTCACAACAAAAACTGTCAATGTGCATGGTGAGGAATTAATTGTCACTACCACGAGTCCGTATGAGCAGGCAGCTTTTGGCTCCAAGACAGATTGGCGTGTCAGAGCAATTTCTGCGACTAATCTGTATTTGCGTGTAAATCATATTTATGTCAACTCTGAGGACATAAAG GAGACAGGATATACCTACATTATGCCGAAGAATATTCTGAAAAAGTTCATCTGCGTAGCAGATTTGAGAACACAGATTGCAGGGTACTTGTATGGTATTAGTCCCCCGGACAATCCTCAGGTGAAAGAAATTCGATGTATTGCTATGCCACCACAATGGGGTACTCATCAGCATGTTAATCTTCCCTCCCAACTGCCAGAGCATGATTTCTTGAATGACCTGGAACCCTTGGGGTGGATGCATACACAACCAAATGAACTTCCTCAGCTCTCACCGCAG GATGTAACAAGCCATGCTCGCGTTTTGGAGAGCAATAAGCAATGGGATGGGGAAAAGTGCATCATTCTTACTTGCAGTTTTACTCCCGGTTCATGTTCACTGACCGCCTACAAGCTCACCCCATCAGGATATGAGTGGGGACGTGCAAACAAAGATACTGGTAGTAACCCACATGGGTATCTTCCTACTCATTACGAGAAAGTCCAGATGCTACTAAGTGATCGGTTCCTAGGCTTCTACATG ATTCCTGACAGCGGTCCCTGGAATTACAACTTTATGGGGGTGAAGCATACTGTCAGCATGAAATATGGTGTCAAGCTTGGGACTCCCAAAGAGTATTACCATGAGGAACATCGTCCTACTCATTACTTAGAATTCAGCAACATGGAGGATGTCGATACTGTCGAAGTAGACAGAGAAGACACTTATACTTGA